Below is a window of Planococcus sp. MSAK28401 DNA.
TGTAGCTCCATGTTGTTTCTTAAAAGCAATCGCAAAAGCGTCTGGCGACTCATAACCGTATCTTAATGCAATATCGAGAATGCTATGTTGTGTCTGTTTTAATTCAAAAGCGGCCTTCGTTAAGCGGCGTTTTCGAATGTATTCAGATAGTGTAACGTTAAATAAAACCGGAAAAATCCGTTGTAAAGAACTGCCACTGATATTGAGCCCCTTACAGAGTTGAGTGTAATCTACCTCTTGTTCGATATTTTCTTCGATACGCTTTAATATCTCTACTAAATCATCCACTCTGCACACTTCCTTTTATAAGCATCATATCATTATTGAAATACTTGTATTTACCTTCATTTCTTGTACAGAAAATGACGGGAAAGAACTGATAAAGGAGACTAAAATGAAATGTGGAGGTGTTCTAATGGATTTATTTATTGGGGATGTACCGTTATGCTACACTAATTCAGTTGCGATGGTATTGAAATCACAGGGGTATCATTATCAACCTGAATATCTAGAAGCAATAATGGTGATGGGAAATGGAGCAAGTTTTGTAGATAAAAATTCAAAACATCCATTAGTCTTCTTTGATAATGGATTGCCGGATTTATCAATTAGTAACTGTTTAAGCATTTTGGGATTTAATTACGAAGAATTCTACTTACCGAATTTTGATGAAAATGCCATTGTCCATACTAGGAAGAAGCTAGAACAACTTTTGAACAATGGTTCAGTTGTTGTAGGTCCATTGGATATGGGACACTTAAGTTACAATCCGAACTCTCTAAATCTAAGCGGGGTAGATCATTTTGTTTTGGTTACAAAACTAGAAAAAGATTTTGTCTATTTACATGATCCTGCAGGATATCCATGTATGAAAATGAGATTTGGAGAGTTTGTAAAAGCTTGGAAAGCAGAAGCTATTCATTATAAAAGAGGCTCATTTTCAATGTGGGGGAACTTAAAACGTATTAAAGAACCAACTCCACAAGAAATATTTCACGATGTATCTATCATTATGAAAAAGCGTTATGAGCAAGGATCCACAAAAGTAATAGAGTACTACGCAAACTCTGTTAAAACAAATGGATTAAATCAACAGCAACAAGAAATACATCAGTATTTTAGTTTTCGGCTAGCTTCTGCCAGAAACTTATACTTGAGTGAGTTTCTTAAAGGCTTTGACTTAACTAGAGCTGAAATTAAAAAACAACTGTCTATTTTGTTCGGACAAGCGCACTTGGATAGCATGGAAGAGGATTATACTCACTTAGCAACTACACTTATGGATATTGCTAAACTAGATCAACAATTTAGAACGTTATGTCTTCAATATAAAGGAGTATGATATTAGTGGATAAAATCATTGAAACCGAATTGGGAACTATACAAAAGGTTGTTGTAGAAAAAATGCAGTTTCTTTATACAGAAGTTTCGAATGATATAGAAAGCCAAAAGAAAACTTGGCCAGAATTTGAAGCACGTTTCCCCTCTTTAACCGGCAGAAAAATGTATGGGCTAGATTACGGCAAAAGTAACTTATACCGAGTTTGTTCCCTTGTTCGTGAAAGCGATAATGGAGAAACTTTTGGATTGAATCAATTCGAATTTGAGGAAGGAACTTATATGCGATTACGACTCAAATTTGAGCCACCAGAACTATATGAAAAAATTGGTCCAGCTTATACGTTATTGATTGGTCAATATGAAGGATCTATAAATTGGAATCTTCCGCTTATAGAACATTACAAGGCAAAAAATATTTTAGATATTATGGTGCCAGTTGCAAAACAATAACTACAATTTCATTAGTCGTACTGCACTAATAGAGACAATGAGTCGATATATGAAAGAGTTATTTAACAGAAAGAATTATAGGTTTATAAACAGAAAAGCGTTCGTAAAAGTACATTTATACAAACATAAAAATAGGAAAGAAGCTATTAAGCTCCTTTCCTTCCGACAAATTCATGATATGTAAACTACACATGCTTTAATACTTCATCTTTCATATGTGGACTACTACCTTTATATAGTGTTCAGAGGTCGGAATTAAAAAACACCAAGATTCTCTCGTAGAGTCTTGGTGTTTGCCGTTATCTTTTAAATCCACCTTCTGAATTTATAATTTGACCTGTAATCCAAGAAGCATCGTCACTAACTAAAAACTTTATCGTTTTTGCAACGTCACTTGGATCTCCTAATCGACCGAATGGGAACATCGGCTCCAAGTATCTCTTTAATTCTTCTGTTATCCATCCTGTATCGGTTGGTCCCGGATTCACAGCATTTACAGTGATTCCCAACGGAGCAACTTCAGCCGCCAAGGTTATTGTTAAGGCATCGACTGCGCCTTTTGTAGTTGCATATGCTAATTCTCCTGGCATAGGTCCCTGAAACTGACCGGAAGTAAGATTGACGATTCTTCCCCCCACTTTTTTCTTAAAGCGCTTTGCAAACTCGCTACTGAGTAAGGTAGTCGCTCCAATATTCACTTTATAATGGCGATCCAATTCTTCAGCAGTCAAATTCGAGTAGTCATTGTTTGTTGAATATGTCGCATTATTAATCAAGAAATCAGGCGCCCCAACATCCTCTGATACTTTATCTATAAATTGCTTCAAAGTATCAAACCGAGTCAAATCTAATTCCATACAAGACACCTTTACCCCTGCTTCCGCTAATTCTTCTTTTAGTCTAGCTGGCTCGGTTGATTCCATACTCCAAGGCATACTTTTATCGTATTCTGTCCAATACGTAAAAAAGATATGACAACCATTTTTCACTAATTCACGGCAAATAGCAGCACCAATTCCTTTTAAACGACTCGCACCCGTTACAATAGCTATCTTTCCTTCTAACTGGTTCATTCTAATTTCCTCCTAATGAAGGCCACACAAAAAGGGTTTTTAGGAGATAAAGTTATCCCTTTGAAAGACGGAGATAAAACTGTTCTGTCTTTCAAAGATTTCAAAACCAAATAATGGAGACCTTGAATGATTGTAGACAGCAAAACAAACCCTCTATTTGAGAGTTAATCTTTACTATCCATTTAGCAAATCATTACAAGTTTTTCCACATTTGAATCTTTACCCCCTTTTCTATCTCCTTGCTTTTAACTTTAACAGTAGAGGAATTTTTTTTCAAAGATATTCATAATCTATAGTGAAAATTAAAAATACTAAAAAACTGGATAGATTTAAGCGTTCGTAAAAGTACACTTTTACGAACGGTTTTAAAATAGCCGAAAATCGCTCAAAAGTACGTTCGTAAATGTATCAAATGACTTTACGAACGTTCGCGCAATTACATATACTTTTACGAACGTTTATGGGGTATAATTTAAGTAAAGAAACGATTTATGAGGTGAATTATGGAACATCGCAAATTTGGCTACATACGTGTCAGCAGCAAAGATCAAAATGAAGGACGTCAATTGGAAGCCATGAAAAAAATGGGCATCAATGGACGAGATATCTATTTAGACAAACAAAGTGGAAAGAACTTCGAACGAGCGAACTATCAATTATTAAAACGAGTTATTCGGAAGGGCGACATTTTGTATATCCACTCCCTGGATCGGTTCGGCCGGAATAAAGAAGAAATCCTCCAGGAATGGAATGATCTCACGAAAAACATTGAAGCCGATATCGTCGTATTAGATATGCCGTTACTCGATACGACGCAATATAAAGACAGCATGGGGACATTCATTGCGGATCTGGTTTTGCAGATCCTATCGTGGATGGCAGAAGAGGAACGGGAACGTATCCGGAAACGTCAGCGTGAAGGAATCGAATTAGCCTTACGAAATGGAATTCAGTTTGGCAGGCCAGCAGTTTATGTTTCAGATGAATTTAAAGCGGTTTATAGAAAATGGAAAGCTAGAGAGCTAACAGCAGTCGAAGCCATGGAAGAGGCTGGAGTTAAAAAAACTAGTTTTTACAAATTGGTAAAAGCGCTCGAAGAAGAAACAGCTAACACTTTATAATAGAAGGATTGTTTTAAAAGTATAATTTATATCGAACAAACACTGGCTTTTATCTTGTTAGTAAGAAGGAAAGCATGCATGTAAAAAGCCTCTAACTGTTTTTGGCAAGTAAAAAATGCAGTGAATGGCAGTTAAAAATGTCGCTTGCCAATGCACCTTTTTCTACTTGTTCAATTTTGCAGTAAAGACTCTTTCATCCGATGACTCGGTCCTTTAAATACGACCAGATGGGAATGGTGAATCAATCGATCAATCACAGCTTCAGTAAGAATGGGGTCACCGAAAACATGGTTCCACTCCCCAAACCGTAGGTTTGTAGTGATAATCAGGCTATTTCTTTCATAACACAGACTGATAACTTGGAAGAGAAGTTCGGCTCCTTGTTTATGCAAAGGGATGAAGCCCAGTTCGTCTAAGATCAGTAAATCCAGTTTTTCAAGCTGCTTATGGAATCGACCAATTGTCCCTTTTTCGTGGGCATCTAGGAGCCGATTGACCAAGTTTGCTACCGTAAAGAACTTGATATTTTTAGCGGATGACTGAATGGCATTCAGTCCAATCACTGTAGAAAGAAAGGTCTTCCCAGTGCCCACGCCTCCGTAAAATATCAGATTTTCTTTCTTCGATAGGAATTCTCCCTCTAAAAAATAGTTTCTCGTTAGTCCCTGGGTATAATCAATTTCATCCCATATGAAAGGTACCGATGGGACTTCTGGAAGCTGTGATTGACTAAGTAGGAGATTCGTTTTTCGTTCCTCTCGCTGCTGAATTTCTTGTTCCATCAGCTTGAGTAAGAACTCTTCATTCGAAGTAGCTTCTACCTCATGGTAATGCTGGCGAATCCAGCTCAACTTTAATCTCTTCGCATATTCCTCAATCAGTGGTCCCATTAAGAAGCACCTCCTTTGTCAAAGAGCTGATCGTAATTACTTGCGCCTCTTACAATTGCCGGCATGACAGGAACTGAACCTTTACGAATCTCAATTTCTTTCCGCACGCCTCGCCCATTGATCAGTTGATAAAAGACCTGCTTAATTGAGTCAACCGAAGGATGGCCATATTCAGATGCGAGGGAAAGTGCTTCTGTCGCAATGGAGAAATCATGCTCTTTTAACAACACCGATAGAAGCCGCAAGGCTTGTTGCTTTTCAGGGACTGTACAAGCTTCCAAGTATTGTTGCCAATTTTGCGGGAGCTGTTCATAGAAGTCGGTATACTTGATTGCCATTGGCCGTTTGGCCATTAAGTTTAAGTAAGGCTGCCATTCCATTGATTTTTTCTGGTCTCCGTAAATGCGTACATGGCTAATGATTAATTCTTTCTCCGGCGTCATGATGTCGATGCGGTTGTAGGAAATCTTGGCCAACACCTTGCCTTTCGCAAAGCGCGGGGAAGTGGAATAAAGGCGATTATCCACTTTTAGGTAGCCGTACTTATCGGGCTTTCCTGACTCATACCGCACACATTCAAAGACTTTTTCCGGCAGTTGGAACAGCGCTTCTTGGTCTTTCAGATAAAGTGCCGAAAGCTGTTCTTCCTTCACGTAATGCTTTCGGTCGCGATCTTCTTCGGCTAATTGCCAAAACGTACGATTCAGGCTTTCCAAATCGCTAAATGGCAATTCTGGCAATAAGAAATTGTTCCGCACGTACTTGACCATAGCTTCTACATGTCCCTTTTCATTGCCACTCGCTGGATTACAGAATTCTGGGGTGAATCCATAATGGAAGACAAAGCGCTGAAATTCATCCGTTAAGACTCTTTCACCATGAGGCAAGATTTTCTTTACCGCTGGCGTCAAATTATCAAAACGGATGGCCTTCGGGACACCGCCTATGTAATGAAAGATTCTTTTCAGCCCTTCCAGGAAACACTCTCGATTCTGGGATCGGAACACTTGAAAATAAAAGGTATTGCTATAGGGAAATGAAAGAACGAGATAGGGAAGATCGATGACCTCGCCATTATGTATGAAGGGCGCTTCCCCAAAGTCCACTTGTGCTGTTCCTGGCTTAGCCTCCAACGGCAACGCCGATTCGGCAGCTTCCCCTAGCTCTTTTTTACGCCGGCTTACATAATCACGTACCGCACGGTACGATCCTTGAAAATTATGTTCCTTGACCAGTTGATCAAACATTCGCTTGGCAGTGCGTTGGAATTTCTTCTTTTTCTTTGAGTCGTCCAACAGCCACTGATCGATAATCGGTTTCGCAGCCCCCATCACTCTAGCTTTGCGACGCTGTATTTGCTTTGGTTCGTTCCAGTCTTCTTTATCTGCATATTTCTTAATCGTTCGGAAATCTAGTCCCATCTGATTCGCCACTTCCGAATATGTGCGCCTTTTCAGATTTACTTCTTGTCTGATATAATTTACGTCAGTCACTGTTAACACTCCTTATACCTCCCTGTAATTGTTAGCCCAATCACAGAGAGTTTAAATGTATGGGATGCTGTTGACAAGTGACTTTTTTTGTTCAAATAGCCTCCAGTGAGGCTACATAAATTAACTGCCAAAGACTACATTTTTAGAATGCCATAAACACTCTAACGAGAGTTAGAGGCTTTTAGTTTGAAATTGAAGTGTAACTCTTAAAATTTATTTTCTTAGTCGTGAATTTTTAAATACTAAAAGAGTTTAAAATGTTACTTCTTTTACTCTTCCCTCAATTAAGTTAGGGGCTTCTAAAAAGTAGACTCTAATATCTGATTTTTTATAGTCATTCTTTTTGATAAACAATTTCAAAAAATCCAGACTATGGGTTGAGAATAGCAATTGCTTATTTATATCGCCTAAAATATCACACATAGTATACTGATTAACATCATCCATATTTTGTATAGGATCGTCTATTGCAACAAAGTCTAAGATTCCTACATCTTGAGAATCATTGGCAACCAAAAATATTGCAATAGCTAAAGTATTTAATTGAGCAGAACTTAAAGTATATCTTGCATTCATGAACTCTTGGTTACCATTATTTTTTTTATAAGGAATGGTGATTGTTAAACCTCTTTTTGAATCATCTGAATTTTCAGTTAAAAAATGAATGTTTCCATTGGTCGTTGGCATTGGGTTTAAGTACCTGTAATATTGTTGTATTTTTGAATGTGGATCGTTTAGAAAATCTAACGCCTGTATTCCAACCTTTGCAGTAAGTCCTTTGATATAAGTATCTAACTCCTCGCCTTT
It encodes the following:
- the istA gene encoding IS21 family transposase, giving the protein MLTVTDVNYIRQEVNLKRRTYSEVANQMGLDFRTIKKYADKEDWNEPKQIQRRKARVMGAAKPIIDQWLLDDSKKKKKFQRTAKRMFDQLVKEHNFQGSYRAVRDYVSRRKKELGEAAESALPLEAKPGTAQVDFGEAPFIHNGEVIDLPYLVLSFPYSNTFYFQVFRSQNRECFLEGLKRIFHYIGGVPKAIRFDNLTPAVKKILPHGERVLTDEFQRFVFHYGFTPEFCNPASGNEKGHVEAMVKYVRNNFLLPELPFSDLESLNRTFWQLAEEDRDRKHYVKEEQLSALYLKDQEALFQLPEKVFECVRYESGKPDKYGYLKVDNRLYSTSPRFAKGKVLAKISYNRIDIMTPEKELIISHVRIYGDQKKSMEWQPYLNLMAKRPMAIKYTDFYEQLPQNWQQYLEACTVPEKQQALRLLSVLLKEHDFSIATEALSLASEYGHPSVDSIKQVFYQLINGRGVRKEIEIRKGSVPVMPAIVRGASNYDQLFDKGGAS
- a CDS encoding recombinase family protein; protein product: MEHRKFGYIRVSSKDQNEGRQLEAMKKMGINGRDIYLDKQSGKNFERANYQLLKRVIRKGDILYIHSLDRFGRNKEEILQEWNDLTKNIEADIVVLDMPLLDTTQYKDSMGTFIADLVLQILSWMAEEERERIRKRQREGIELALRNGIQFGRPAVYVSDEFKAVYRKWKARELTAVEAMEEAGVKKTSFYKLVKALEEETANTL
- the istB gene encoding IS21-like element helper ATPase IstB, encoding MGPLIEEYAKRLKLSWIRQHYHEVEATSNEEFLLKLMEQEIQQREERKTNLLLSQSQLPEVPSVPFIWDEIDYTQGLTRNYFLEGEFLSKKENLIFYGGVGTGKTFLSTVIGLNAIQSSAKNIKFFTVANLVNRLLDAHEKGTIGRFHKQLEKLDLLILDELGFIPLHKQGAELLFQVISLCYERNSLIITTNLRFGEWNHVFGDPILTEAVIDRLIHHSHLVVFKGPSHRMKESLLQN
- a CDS encoding SDR family oxidoreductase, with product MNQLEGKIAIVTGASRLKGIGAAICRELVKNGCHIFFTYWTEYDKSMPWSMESTEPARLKEELAEAGVKVSCMELDLTRFDTLKQFIDKVSEDVGAPDFLINNATYSTNNDYSNLTAEELDRHYKVNIGATTLLSSEFAKRFKKKVGGRIVNLTSGQFQGPMPGELAYATTKGAVDALTITLAAEVAPLGITVNAVNPGPTDTGWITEELKRYLEPMFPFGRLGDPSDVAKTIKFLVSDDASWITGQIINSEGGFKR